Proteins from one Coffea arabica cultivar ET-39 chromosome 8c, Coffea Arabica ET-39 HiFi, whole genome shotgun sequence genomic window:
- the LOC113706320 gene encoding beta-fructofuranosidase, insoluble isoenzyme CWINV1: MAKMVIVPQFEHVDPNGPMYYKGIYHLFYQYNPYAAVWGNITWGHAVSHNLIDWIDLERAIEPTEPYDINGCWSGSATILPGGNPVILYTGADFKNRQVQNLAEPKNPSDPYLKEWIKAKNNPLMTPINGIDPQFFRDPTTAWQGPDKRWRVVVGSQIDGHGTALLYRSKDFVTWTKSEKPLHFSNKTKMWECPDFYPVIVSRRNGLDTSVHSKNSKHVLKASFNDQDYYIIGTYNPETDKFIPDVDFMESYLKLRYDYGIFYASKTFYDSAKRRRILWGWVTEADDKLDDIKKGWSGLQSIPRSIVLDKNGKQLTQWPIKEIERLRRKEVSLQNKGVKGGTAFEITGITASQADVEVSFHLPNLHDAELMHPEKVDPKILCSEKNASTKGVIGPFGLMVLASKNLTERTAVFFRVFKSHDDKYAVLMCSDQSRSSLRKEVNKSSFGAFVDVDPKENISLRSLIDHSIVESFGGGGKTCITSRVYPELAVGQEAHLYVFNYGTKSVTISKLHGWSMGRAKIFPAHGKRMFPIPN, translated from the exons ATGGCGAAAATGGTGATTGTGCCACAATTTGAACATGTAGATCCAAATG GTCCAATGTACTACAAGGGAATTTACCATCTCTTCTACCAGTACAATCCTTATGCTGCAGTGTGGGGTAATATTACCTGGGGGCATGCTGTATCACATAATCTGATTGATTGGATCGATCTTGAGCGTGCTATTGAGCCAACTGAGCCTTATGACATCAACGGTTGCTGGTCTGGCTCTGCAACAATCCTTCCAGGAGGAAATCCTGTAATTCTGTACACTGGAGCTGACTTTAAAAACCGTCAAGTTCAAAACCTGGCTGAGCCCAAGAATCCAAGTGACCCGTATCTGAAAGAGTGGataaaagcaaaaaataatCCTTTGATGACTCCAATTAATGGGATTGATCCACAATTTTTCAGAGATCCAACGACAGCCTGGCAGGGGCCGGATAAAAGATGGCGAGTGGTTGTTGGGAGCCAAATTGATGGTCATGGGACAGCACTTCTATATCGCAGCAAAGATTTTGTAACGTGGACTAAGAGCGAAAAACCCCTGCATTTTtcgaataaaacaaaaatgtggGAGTGTCCTGATTTCTATCCTGTGATTGTTAGTCGCAGAAATGGACTTGACACTTCTGTGCATTCGAAGAATAGTAAGCATGTGTTGAAAGCAAGTTTTAATGATCAGGACTACTACATTATTGGAACCTACAATCCAGAAACTGACAAATTTATCCCTGATGTCGACTTCATGGAGAGCTATTTGAAACTGAGGTATGATTATGGGATATTCTATGCATCTAAGACATTTTATGATAGTGCCAAGAGAAGAAGAATATTATGGGGATGGGTAACTGAGGCGGATGATAAATTAGACGACATCAAGAAAGGGTGGTCAGGACTTCAG TCAATTCCTAGAAGTATCGTGCTAGACAAAAATGGCAAGCAATTAACGCAGTGGCCAATCAAAGAAATTGAGAGATTGCGCCGAAAAGAGGTTAGCCTTCAGAATAAGGGGGTCAAGGGAGGAACGGCTTTCGAAATCACAGGCATCACAGCTTCGCAG GCTGATGTAGAAGTCTCATTCCACCTGCCAAATCTTCATGATGCTGAGTTGATGCATCCGGAAAAAGTTGATCCCAAAATTCTTTGCAGCGAGAAGAATGCCTCCACAAAAGGAGTTATCGGGCCATTTGGCTTGATGGTCTTGGCTTCGAAAAACTTGACTGAACGAACTGCTGTTTTCTTTCGGGTATTCAAAAGCCATGATGATAAATACGCTGTGCTCATGTGCAGCGATCAAAGCAG GTCTTCTTTGCGAAAAGAGGTTAACAAATCCAGCTTCGGGGCTTTTGTTGATGTAGACCCCAAAGAAAACATTTCACTGAGAAGCTTG ATTGACCATTCAATTGTTGAAAGTTTTGGAGGTGGTGGAAAGACTTGCATTACTTCTAGAGTCTATCCAGAATTAGCTGTTGGTCAAGAAGCCCACCTTTATGTCTTTAACTATGGGACGAAAAGCGTTACTATCTCAAAGTTACATGGTTGGAGCATGGGAAGAGCTAAAATTTTTCCAGCACATGGAAAAAGAATGTTCCCTATTCCAAATTAG
- the LOC113706321 gene encoding glutathione S-transferase 3 encodes MREANSSSVVVVDFWGNGFGMRVRIALEEKGIKYEYREEDLTNPQRSQLVLDMNPVRKSVPILIHQGQPVCDSAAILGYIDETWKDGFPSLLPRDPYDRAIARFWTHFLDNKVFSTQAMFLKSKSDRAKEESKNELIGELKQLEAVLGDEQYFGGANFGYLDVVLIPFSSMFYGYESHGNFKLEEECPKLSAWVKRCLARDSVRKVLPDSVEMYELHKKFYGIE; translated from the exons ATGAGGGAGGCCAACAGTAGCTCTGTGGTGGTGGTTGACTTTTGGGGTAATGGTTTTGGCATGAGGGTGAGGATAGCTTTGGAAGAGAAAGGGATCAAATATGAATACAGGGAAGAAGATCTTACAAACCCTCAAAGAAGCCAACTAGTTTTGGACATGAACCCAGTGAGAAAATCAGTGCCTATCCTGATTCATCAAGGACAACCGGTTTGTGATTCTGCAGCAATACTTGGATATATTGATGAAACATGGAAAGATGGTTTCCCTTCATTGCTTCCACGTGATCCTTATGACAGAGCCATTGCAAGATTCTGGACTCATTTTCTTGACAATAAG gTTTTTAGCACACAAGCTATGTTCTTGAAGAGCAAAAGTGATCGAGCAAAAGAAGAAAGCAAGAACGAACTGATTGGAGAGTTGAAGCAACTGGAGGCAGTGTTAGGAGATGAACAGTACTTCGGAGGTGCAAATTTCGGATACCTGGATGTTGTCCTCATTCCCTTCTCAAGCATGTTTTATGGATATGAGAGTCACGGCAACTTCAAACTGGAGGAGGAGTGCCCAAAATTATCAGCTTGGGTCAAAAGATGTTTAGCAAGGGATAGCGTTCGAAAAGTTCTTCCTGATTCTGTGGAGATGTACGAGTTACATAAAAAATTCTATGGAATTGAGTAG
- the LOC113706282 gene encoding probable ADP,ATP carrier protein At5g56450, whose translation MMVEDGGGEAEEKSGSGSGVRFSSKAKALGLRESGQSNWLTNFHRDLLAGAVMGGVVHTIVAPIERAKLLLQTQESNIAILSGPHRRFQGMFDCIARTIREEGILSLWRGNGSSVLRYYPSVALNFSLKDLYKNILRGQGNPLISGPSANFIAGSTAGCTTLVIIYPLDIAHTRLAADLGRTGTRQFRGVSHFLSTIYEKDGIKGIYRGLPASLQGMIVHRGLYFGGFDTIKEIMSEETKPDVALWKRWIAAQAVTTSAGLISYPLDTVRRRMMMQSGLEQPMYRSTLDCWRKIYRTEGFSSFYRGALSNIFRSTGAAAVLVLYDEIKKLMDWTGL comes from the exons ATGATGGTGGAGGATGGTGGTGGTGAGGCAGAAGAGAAAAGTGGCAGTGGTAGTGGTGTTCGGTTTTCATCGAAGGCGAAGGCTTTGGGTTTAAGAGAATCAGGGCAATCAAATTGGTTGACTAATTTTCACAGAGATCTGTTGGCAGGCGCAGTGATGGGGGGCGTCGTGCACACGATTGTAGCCCCGATTGAGAGGGCTAAGCTGTTGTTACAAACCCAGGAGAGTAATATTGCTATTTTATCTGGGCCGCATAGGAGGTTTCAGGGGATGTTTGATTGCATAGCCAGGACAATTAGAGAAGAAGGGATTCTTTCTCTGTGGAGAGGCAATGGGAGCAGTGTTCTGAGATATTACCCTTCTGTTGCTCTCAATTTTTCTCTCAAG GATCTCTATAAGAACATCTTACGTGGTCAAGGCAATCCTCTTATATCTGGGCCATCTGCTAATTTCATTGCTGGATCTACAGCTGGTTGTACGACCTTGGTCATCATCTACCCACTTGATATTGCACATACACGCCTTGCTGCTGATCTTGGAAGGACAGGTACCCGTCAATTCAGGGGAGTTAGCCACTTCCTCAGTACCATTTATGAAAAAGATGGAATAAAAGGAATTTACCGGGGGCTTCCAGCCTCTCTACAGGGGATGATTGTGCACCGGGGCCTTTACTTTGGTGGTTTTGACACGATTAAAGAGATTATGTCAGAAGAAACTAAACCAGATGTGGCCCTTTGGAAGCGTTGGATAGCAGCTCAAGCAGTTACAACATCTGCTGGGTTGATATCTTATCCATTGGACACTGTTCGGAGGCGGATGATGATGCAATCTGGCTTGGAGCAGCCAATGTACAGAAGTACATTGGATTGCTGGAGAAAGATTTACAGGACAGAAGGGTTCTCATCATTTTATCGTGGAGCCCTTTCAAATATTTTCAGAAGCACTGGTGCAGCTGCTGTTTTAGTTTTGTACGATGAAATTAAGAAGCTCATGGATTGGACTGGCTTATAG
- the LOC113706439 gene encoding glutaredoxin-C6-like, translated as MQGARRYGLLSDGGVRLELTPSTGSPLAIDVSESTEMRIQRLISENPVIIFSRSSCCMCHVMRRLLAAIGVHPTVIELDEDEIDALPAGRDGEEGGDGAGGGGSGGAPALFIGGTRIGGWESLVALHLSGHLVPKLVEVGALRDMVL; from the coding sequence ATGCAAGGTGCCCGGCGATATGGGTTGCTGTCGGATGGCGGAGTAAGGCTAGAGCTGACGCCATCCACCGGTTCTCCGCTGGCTATAGACGTGAGCGAGTCGACTGAGATGAGAATCCAGCGGCTGATATCGGAAAACCCGGTGATCATCTTTAGCCGCTCTTCTTGTTGCATGTGCCACGTTATGAGACGTTTGCTAGCTGCCATCGGGGTCCACCCTACCGTCATAGAATTAGACGAGGACGAGATCGACGCACTTCCCGCCGGACGGGATGGTGAAGAGGGCGGAGATGGTGCTGGTGGTGGTGGTAGTGGTGGTGCGCCGGCGTTGTTCATTGGCGGAACACGTATTGGTGGTTGGGAAAGCCTGGTGGCACTTCACTTAAGCGGTCATCTTGTGCCTAAGCTCGTGGAAGTTGGTGCTCTTAGGGATATGGTATTATGA